The following proteins come from a genomic window of Sporolituus thermophilus DSM 23256:
- a CDS encoding molybdopterin dinucleotide binding domain-containing protein, with amino-acid sequence MPYKPDLQGAEFCIYEGAYPGHSGFSFQALARKTVLGANSGRLKIAVVDPVMQGGTDVPGKTQWIPVKPSTDGAFVLGIMRWILENHKYNASYLECSHLDAAKAMGYNSYSNATHLVVTDPGHPSYRKFLRPHDIGLSGEGFIVIDKSSKSPVLHTAAIAGELFFQGTVDSPQGPVKVATALSLLRDGVFKHTIEEYAKICEVPPEQIIAIANEFSSHGPRVGTDSLAGTVSVNSLPFTVALWMLPALMGAYNTKGGMAINGPGYKHYTPGPRYNLQSFAGMVKPSGVMISRERFPYEKTTEYKNKVAKGQNPYPSKLPWHPVGFSLDGQALFSAIHRYPYQCKIYVNCYANPLYSTPSLYREEMIKELRKTENIPLFISIDIVMGETTAMADYVVPDTSFYEQWAMVPVRAQINTKMTAVRWPVIKPLTPKGSSQPMSMEAFIIDVAKKLGLPGFGKDAIADADGKLWPLDKREDFYLKAVANMAYDENPVPDISSEEWAIADMESAISEWRDSIKPEEWKKVGYVLARGGRFEPDDRYHDGNKMRYGAPVKLCFYSELMATSKNSITGKYFEGVPVWTEEMLADGRKVDDVYPTKDWPFRISSAKAKLRGVSMLSNCPTLQELGPTNYVEINSADAAKHGLKDGQKVKVISPTNQAVGILRVREGVARGTAAIHFGYGKWEYGGRTHVIGGKEVKGDPVRRTGIASNPLGLADPSLPKPFGLTEVSSGTHGRNGIRVRIEPAE; translated from the coding sequence TTGCCATATAAGCCTGATCTTCAAGGCGCCGAATTTTGTATATATGAGGGCGCTTACCCCGGGCACAGCGGTTTTAGCTTCCAGGCCCTTGCGAGAAAAACTGTTCTTGGCGCCAATTCGGGCCGTCTTAAGATAGCCGTGGTGGATCCCGTAATGCAAGGGGGTACCGATGTTCCTGGAAAAACCCAGTGGATACCCGTTAAACCATCAACGGACGGCGCATTTGTTTTGGGCATTATGCGCTGGATTTTAGAGAACCACAAATATAATGCCAGTTATTTAGAATGTTCGCATCTTGATGCGGCAAAAGCTATGGGTTATAACAGCTATAGCAACGCTACCCACCTGGTTGTTACCGATCCCGGACACCCGAGCTACAGAAAGTTCCTCCGTCCTCACGATATTGGATTATCGGGTGAAGGGTTCATCGTTATTGATAAGTCGTCGAAAAGTCCTGTGCTGCATACTGCCGCTATAGCGGGCGAACTCTTTTTCCAGGGAACGGTAGACAGTCCGCAGGGACCTGTCAAGGTGGCTACTGCTTTATCTTTGCTGCGCGACGGCGTCTTTAAGCATACCATCGAAGAATATGCAAAAATATGCGAGGTTCCGCCTGAGCAGATTATTGCCATTGCCAATGAATTTTCCTCCCACGGGCCGCGTGTAGGTACAGATTCGCTCGCAGGCACTGTTTCCGTCAACAGCTTGCCGTTTACCGTTGCTCTTTGGATGCTTCCGGCGTTAATGGGGGCGTACAATACCAAAGGAGGCATGGCAATAAACGGCCCGGGTTACAAGCATTATACTCCGGGACCCCGCTACAATCTGCAGAGTTTTGCCGGAATGGTCAAGCCGTCAGGCGTGATGATCAGCCGAGAAAGATTCCCCTATGAAAAGACGACGGAATATAAAAATAAAGTCGCAAAAGGGCAAAATCCATATCCATCTAAACTGCCGTGGCATCCAGTCGGCTTTTCTTTAGACGGGCAAGCACTGTTTTCAGCCATCCACCGTTATCCCTACCAGTGCAAAATTTATGTAAACTGCTATGCCAATCCGTTATACTCGACCCCTTCTCTATACCGGGAAGAAATGATAAAGGAACTGCGCAAGACGGAAAATATACCGCTGTTCATTAGCATTGATATTGTTATGGGGGAAACAACGGCCATGGCCGACTACGTTGTTCCCGATACAAGTTTTTACGAGCAATGGGCAATGGTACCGGTTCGAGCCCAGATTAATACGAAAATGACGGCTGTGCGCTGGCCGGTGATAAAACCTCTGACGCCCAAGGGATCATCCCAGCCTATGAGTATGGAAGCCTTTATTATTGATGTAGCGAAGAAGTTGGGATTGCCGGGCTTTGGCAAGGATGCCATAGCCGATGCGGACGGAAAGCTCTGGCCGCTTGACAAGCGGGAGGATTTCTATCTTAAAGCCGTGGCTAATATGGCTTATGATGAGAATCCCGTACCTGACATATCGAGCGAAGAATGGGCGATTGCCGATATGGAAAGCGCTATCAGTGAATGGCGCGATTCTATAAAGCCGGAAGAGTGGAAAAAGGTAGGGTACGTGTTGGCCAGAGGCGGGCGATTCGAGCCTGATGACCGTTATCACGACGGTAACAAGATGCGCTACGGCGCGCCGGTAAAACTCTGCTTCTATAGCGAGCTCATGGCTACAAGCAAAAACAGCATTACCGGCAAATATTTTGAAGGAGTGCCGGTTTGGACTGAAGAGATGCTTGCCGACGGCCGGAAGGTTGATGATGTATACCCCACAAAAGACTGGCCTTTCCGGATCTCCTCGGCAAAAGCCAAGCTCAGGGGAGTGTCCATGCTGTCCAATTGCCCGACGCTGCAGGAGCTCGGCCCGACCAACTATGTTGAAATCAACAGCGCCGACGCGGCAAAGCATGGTCTGAAGGATGGCCAGAAGGTGAAGGTGATTTCGCCAACTAACCAGGCTGTTGGCATCCTGAGGGTGCGCGAGGGCGTTGCCCGCGGTACAGCTGCTATTCACTTCGGATATGGGAAGTGGGAGTATGGCGGGCGGACACATGTTATTGGAGGTAAAGAGGTCAAAGGCGACCCCGTGCGGAGAACCGGGATTGCGTCCAATCCTCTTGGACTCGCTGATCCGTCACTGCCCAAGCCTTTTGGTCTGACGGAAGTATCAAGCGGCACGCACGGACGGAACGGCATCCGTGTGCGGATTGAGCCGGCCGAGTGA
- a CDS encoding sigma-54-dependent transcriptional regulator, with protein sequence MEPYRILIADDEMSFIQLLQKRLSRQGHEVFAFSSPIEALKAVAAKSFDVALFDIKMPELDGLDLLAKAKEVQPTLEVVMLTGHGDIETAIEAMKRGAYDYLTKPVEPAKLELTLQKAAEKGRLIKKSIGLAAAQKTHIGNRPLIGKSSSMLWLTEMIKRVADSDSPVLVLGESGTGKELVAQALHFWSRRADQPFIPLNVGTLPAHLAESELFGHVKGAFTGAHTAKQGLVELAHRGTLFLDEIAELDISLQVKLLRFLETGEFRRVGDPAVRHVQVRVVAATNRDLKEMVAAGKFRKDLYYRLNVVSLPVPPLRERREDIPLLVSYFLNNRFYHGPKELSREAMEYLMAYDYPGNVRELVNILERGVLLSRGSVIQKEDLYYPWESACQDLKLESVEREHINRVLRQVKWDKPKAAELLGIALRTLYRKIEYYGLTPPEQSDHLST encoded by the coding sequence ATGGAACCTTATCGCATTCTAATAGCTGATGATGAAATGTCCTTCATTCAGCTGCTGCAAAAACGGCTCAGCCGCCAGGGACATGAAGTATTCGCCTTTAGTTCCCCTATTGAAGCTCTTAAGGCGGTGGCGGCGAAAAGTTTTGACGTCGCGCTGTTTGATATCAAAATGCCTGAACTGGACGGTCTAGACCTCCTGGCGAAAGCTAAAGAAGTGCAGCCGACACTCGAGGTAGTCATGCTAACAGGCCATGGAGACATTGAGACCGCTATTGAGGCAATGAAGAGGGGAGCCTACGATTACCTCACCAAGCCAGTGGAACCGGCGAAGCTTGAGTTGACCCTGCAAAAAGCCGCTGAAAAGGGACGCCTGATAAAAAAGAGCATCGGGCTTGCGGCCGCTCAGAAAACTCATATTGGCAATCGCCCCCTGATTGGCAAAAGCTCCTCCATGCTTTGGTTGACGGAAATGATCAAAAGGGTGGCGGACAGCGATTCACCAGTGTTGGTTTTAGGGGAAAGCGGAACGGGAAAGGAACTGGTTGCACAGGCGTTGCATTTTTGGAGCCGCCGTGCCGATCAGCCTTTTATTCCCCTTAACGTGGGGACGCTGCCGGCGCACTTGGCTGAAAGCGAGTTATTCGGCCATGTAAAAGGGGCATTTACCGGAGCACATACGGCAAAGCAGGGGCTAGTGGAACTGGCTCATCGGGGCACCCTGTTTCTTGATGAAATCGCTGAGCTAGATATTTCCCTGCAGGTAAAGCTGCTCCGGTTTCTTGAAACAGGGGAGTTTCGACGGGTTGGCGATCCAGCCGTAAGGCACGTACAGGTGCGCGTTGTGGCGGCAACCAACCGTGATTTAAAGGAGATGGTGGCTGCAGGTAAATTTCGCAAGGATTTGTATTACAGGCTGAACGTAGTTTCCCTGCCTGTTCCCCCTCTGCGCGAACGACGTGAGGACATCCCCCTATTAGTTTCTTACTTTTTAAATAACCGTTTTTATCACGGTCCAAAGGAATTAAGCAGGGAAGCTATGGAGTATCTTATGGCGTATGATTACCCGGGAAATGTTCGGGAGCTTGTCAATATTTTGGAACGGGGAGTTCTGCTGTCCCGAGGGAGTGTGATACAAAAAGAGGATCTTTATTATCCATGGGAATCGGCGTGTCAGGATTTGAAATTGGAATCTGTGGAAAGGGAGCATATAAACCGGGTGCTGCGTCAGGTAAAATGGGATAAGCCGAAAGCGGCCGAACTCCTTGGCATAGCTCTTCGGACTCTGTACCGAAAGATTGAATATTACGGGCTTACCCCGCCGGAGCAGAGTGACCACTTGTCAACTTGA
- a CDS encoding sensor histidine kinase: MKEPFVFSGKWFVSIKFRLLAFGITMSILPILLLGLYSMKTARSDLESSINKNHSMVAMRVANDTAELVSTLRTSLETMAMAESNRLLTDEKAVKERLLYTIINRYPYIEELAVVNKEGQELTKVSRRYAVGPNDLRQVALKPGVYESLQGKSYVGAARLEKDNNVVFTMAVPIFGQSEKGSLGGLIAQVSLRSVMERIASMPIGGGGYIFLVDEKGFLIGHEDFGQVVRGQSVMDSLAVQELLKGRGEGAVPTPMRYVSYTGQEVLGVYTRVRGTDWGVIIEQPTATVYGPLWDLIFKLAAAMVAVMIAAVAISVFFAFIFTRSLNALSEGVSRVSSGDLDYRIPSQGNDELGQVVEAFNAMTSELRRRRELEVSMYQTEKMAAIGLLAAGVAHEINNPVNTLSFYVTDLLERLRLEGAARLEQEGEFEFYLQDMKEQISRAATITESLLNFARPQSDRVEAVLIERLLSDVLPLIRYRFRKQGVEMTTDIVKPLPAIRASASQLQQVFLNILTNALDAMPLGGKINVSAECLDRGENRILRLVFADTGHGIPQDKLRQIFEPFYTTKPFGQGTGLGLSVCYGIISKLKGHIYAESQEGQGTKMVIELPVTEVEDGTLSHSNS; the protein is encoded by the coding sequence ATGAAAGAACCATTCGTTTTTAGCGGCAAGTGGTTCGTTAGTATAAAGTTCCGGCTGCTCGCCTTTGGTATCACTATGTCGATACTGCCGATCCTGCTACTGGGTCTTTACAGCATGAAGACGGCCAGGAGCGATCTCGAAAGCTCTATCAATAAAAACCATTCCATGGTTGCCATGAGAGTAGCTAATGATACAGCTGAACTCGTCAGTACGCTTCGCACGTCGCTTGAGACTATGGCGATGGCTGAATCGAATCGCCTGCTTACTGACGAAAAAGCTGTAAAGGAGAGGCTTCTTTATACGATCATAAACCGTTACCCCTATATTGAAGAGTTGGCAGTAGTTAACAAAGAAGGACAAGAGCTAACCAAGGTTTCCCGCAGGTATGCTGTCGGCCCTAATGACTTGCGCCAGGTTGCACTCAAACCGGGTGTCTATGAGTCGCTCCAGGGAAAATCCTACGTTGGGGCAGCAAGACTGGAAAAGGATAACAACGTAGTTTTTACCATGGCTGTTCCTATATTTGGTCAATCGGAAAAAGGGAGTTTGGGCGGACTTATCGCGCAGGTATCCTTGCGGAGCGTAATGGAACGAATTGCTTCAATGCCGATTGGCGGCGGAGGGTATATTTTTCTTGTCGATGAAAAGGGCTTCTTGATTGGGCACGAAGACTTTGGCCAAGTGGTTCGCGGCCAATCTGTCATGGACAGCCTTGCCGTCCAGGAACTGCTAAAAGGCCGGGGGGAAGGGGCTGTTCCAACTCCGATGCGGTATGTTTCATATACCGGACAGGAAGTGCTCGGCGTATATACCAGAGTGCGGGGAACCGACTGGGGCGTTATTATTGAGCAGCCTACAGCCACGGTCTATGGCCCGCTGTGGGATCTTATCTTTAAGCTGGCCGCTGCGATGGTTGCTGTAATGATTGCAGCCGTTGCCATCAGCGTATTTTTTGCTTTTATTTTTACCAGGTCGCTGAATGCCTTGTCTGAAGGGGTCAGCCGCGTGTCTAGCGGAGATTTGGACTATCGCATCCCAAGCCAGGGGAATGATGAGCTGGGTCAGGTTGTTGAGGCATTTAACGCCATGACGTCTGAACTGCGCCGCCGTAGAGAACTGGAGGTTTCTATGTATCAGACGGAGAAAATGGCCGCTATTGGGTTGCTTGCCGCCGGAGTCGCCCATGAAATCAATAACCCAGTAAACACTCTATCTTTTTATGTGACGGATCTGCTGGAACGGCTTCGTTTGGAGGGAGCGGCCCGGCTTGAACAAGAAGGGGAATTTGAGTTTTACCTACAAGACATGAAAGAACAGATATCTCGGGCCGCTACCATTACCGAAAGCCTGTTGAATTTTGCCCGGCCGCAGTCGGACAGAGTGGAGGCAGTCCTGATCGAACGACTATTGTCAGATGTACTGCCGTTAATCCGCTATCGCTTCCGCAAACAAGGCGTTGAAATGACAACGGATATTGTCAAGCCTTTGCCGGCAATTCGGGCAAGTGCATCACAACTTCAGCAGGTCTTTCTGAATATCCTTACCAATGCGCTTGATGCTATGCCCTTAGGTGGTAAAATCAACGTTTCGGCGGAATGCCTGGATAGAGGCGAAAATAGAATTCTGCGCCTTGTTTTCGCTGATACCGGGCACGGCATACCGCAGGATAAACTCCGGCAGATTTTTGAACCTTTCTATACCACAAAGCCCTTCGGCCAGGGAACGGGCTTGGGATTATCGGTATGTTACGGGATAATTTCCAAACTTAAGGGACATATTTATGCGGAAAGCCAGGAAGGGCAGGGAACCAAAATGGTGATTGAACTGCCGGTAACAGAGGTGGAGGATGGAACCTTATCGCATTCTAATAGCTGA
- a CDS encoding ABC transporter substrate-binding protein yields the protein MRIFAWFGLAATVIIMMVFYFAGQGASANQPKKIGVLVASDLRLPKLEGLRVGLPHYGFVEGKDVSIIVKNAGNNVSLLPKLAKELVTDKVDVIVTTGTFETFAAKEATEAVQVPVVFVGVGCSVEMGIVKDTVNPGCNVTGVDSHYVQLSGKRLEYLKRLVPEIRQVLVLYNPHSTPIGPSAAYLYEAAEKFNVTMKLISVTTSQEVMAALEKEKGWTDGVLLMCSLLFEAMSECLADWSIAEKIPVMGVSEQQTQKGLLASYGLPYKEEGRQAARIVSNILRNQEPANIPVESPARLEFHLNTRTAKKLGIQINHSTLPFVTKYIE from the coding sequence ATGAGAATTTTCGCATGGTTTGGGTTGGCTGCAACCGTTATAATCATGATGGTTTTTTATTTTGCAGGACAAGGGGCGTCGGCAAACCAACCTAAAAAGATTGGCGTACTTGTCGCCAGCGATTTGCGGCTCCCCAAGTTGGAAGGATTGCGGGTTGGCCTTCCTCATTACGGTTTTGTGGAAGGGAAGGATGTGTCAATCATCGTAAAAAATGCGGGAAATAATGTTTCCCTGCTACCTAAGCTGGCAAAGGAGCTGGTTACCGACAAAGTCGACGTAATTGTGACCACCGGAACGTTTGAAACTTTCGCTGCGAAGGAAGCAACAGAGGCAGTACAGGTACCCGTAGTATTTGTCGGGGTGGGCTGCTCAGTCGAGATGGGGATTGTCAAAGATACCGTCAATCCAGGCTGCAATGTAACCGGCGTAGACAGCCATTATGTACAGCTATCAGGCAAACGGCTTGAATACTTGAAACGGCTTGTCCCGGAAATTAGGCAGGTCCTTGTTCTTTACAACCCGCACTCCACGCCAATTGGCCCGAGCGCCGCGTACTTGTATGAAGCGGCGGAAAAATTTAATGTAACCATGAAACTTATTTCAGTTACCACTTCCCAGGAAGTAATGGCGGCGCTGGAAAAGGAGAAGGGGTGGACTGACGGCGTTCTCCTAATGTGCAGCCTGCTTTTTGAGGCTATGTCCGAGTGCCTGGCGGACTGGAGCATAGCTGAGAAAATTCCGGTTATGGGCGTAAGCGAGCAACAGACTCAGAAAGGGCTGCTGGCTTCATACGGGCTGCCTTACAAAGAGGAAGGCCGGCAGGCGGCCCGGATAGTGAGCAATATTTTGCGAAATCAGGAGCCAGCCAATATTCCGGTGGAATCTCCCGCTCGCCTCGAGTTTCATTTAAACACCCGAACGGCAAAGAAACTTGGCATTCAGATAAACCATTCCACTCTTCCCTTTGTGACTAAGTATATCGAATGA